The following proteins are encoded in a genomic region of Hoeflea phototrophica DFL-43:
- the lnt gene encoding apolipoprotein N-acyltransferase yields the protein MERIAENIVLCWGGKRILLSMFAGALAVLALPPFNFFAVLFVSFPILVWLLDGAIGPAEAGPVGRLRPAFLTGWWFGFGYFVAGLWWLGNALLIEADSFAWALPIAVLGLPAVLAVFYGVAAAAARLLWSDGLGRIAALSAAFGLAEFARAFVLTGFPWNAIGYAAMPTPLMMQSSEIVGIYGMSALAVFVFSAPALIGTRRGAVPGILIALVLFCTHAGYGLVVLSQNGTTRPIHDGAVIRIVQPAIDQSAKWDIAERERIFSNLLQLSALPQKEGAPRPTHIIWPETALPFLLTENPGALSRMADMLQVGQTLITGAVRQEDGVGGTTRRFYNSMYAIDDEGQIIGSADKAHLVPFGEYLPFEALLRRFGLTPVAESFGGFSGAERRGLLSLPGGLNAIPLICYEAIFPRLAEIDGEPGALLLNLTNDAWYGFTPGPYQHLRQAQLRAVETRLPLVRAANNGISVVTDSFGRIVGSLPLGDAGVFDVELPAAGVSLWHNGSRLITFGLIIGIMVLLTLVARRGKS from the coding sequence TTGGAACGGATTGCGGAAAACATAGTGTTGTGCTGGGGCGGTAAGCGCATCCTGCTGTCGATGTTCGCCGGCGCTCTTGCTGTGCTGGCCTTGCCGCCCTTCAATTTCTTTGCTGTTCTGTTTGTCTCTTTTCCCATTCTGGTCTGGTTGCTCGATGGTGCCATCGGCCCGGCTGAGGCAGGTCCGGTGGGTCGGCTGCGCCCGGCCTTCCTGACCGGCTGGTGGTTTGGTTTTGGCTATTTTGTTGCGGGCCTGTGGTGGTTGGGCAACGCCCTTCTTATCGAAGCGGACAGCTTTGCCTGGGCGCTGCCGATTGCCGTGCTCGGGTTGCCTGCCGTGCTTGCAGTGTTTTACGGCGTGGCTGCCGCGGCTGCGAGGCTGCTTTGGTCCGATGGCCTCGGCCGCATCGCGGCCCTTTCAGCCGCGTTCGGGCTTGCCGAATTTGCGCGCGCTTTCGTGCTCACCGGTTTTCCATGGAATGCCATCGGTTATGCCGCAATGCCGACGCCGTTAATGATGCAGAGTTCCGAAATCGTCGGAATTTACGGCATGTCGGCGCTCGCAGTGTTTGTTTTTTCTGCGCCCGCGCTGATCGGCACAAGGCGTGGCGCGGTGCCAGGCATTCTGATCGCGCTGGTTCTTTTTTGCACACATGCTGGCTATGGTTTGGTTGTGTTGTCCCAAAATGGCACAACCAGACCTATTCATGACGGGGCAGTGATCCGCATCGTCCAGCCTGCCATAGATCAGTCTGCCAAATGGGACATCGCCGAGCGCGAACGTATTTTCTCCAACCTGTTGCAGCTCAGTGCCTTGCCCCAAAAAGAAGGCGCCCCGCGGCCCACCCACATCATCTGGCCAGAAACGGCATTGCCGTTTCTGCTGACTGAAAACCCCGGTGCACTCTCACGCATGGCCGACATGCTGCAGGTCGGGCAAACGCTGATCACAGGCGCAGTGCGGCAGGAAGATGGAGTTGGAGGGACTACACGCCGTTTCTACAATTCGATGTACGCCATCGACGATGAAGGCCAGATCATAGGCTCGGCTGACAAGGCACACCTTGTTCCTTTTGGCGAGTATCTCCCGTTCGAAGCGCTCCTGCGGCGTTTTGGCCTGACTCCGGTGGCAGAGAGTTTCGGCGGTTTTTCCGGCGCTGAAAGGCGTGGTTTGCTGTCTTTGCCTGGCGGTCTCAATGCCATTCCGTTGATCTGCTATGAAGCCATCTTCCCGCGTCTGGCCGAGATCGATGGTGAACCTGGCGCACTGCTCCTCAATCTCACCAATGATGCGTGGTACGGATTTACACCAGGTCCCTATCAGCATTTGCGTCAGGCCCAGCTTCGCGCAGTAGAAACGCGTCTTCCTCTGGTTCGCGCAGCCAATAACGGCATATCAGTGGTGACTGATTCATTCGGCCGGATTGTAGGAAGCTTGCCGCTTGGCGATGCTGGTGTGTTCGATGTTGAGCTTCCAGCGGCAGGTGTTTCATTATGGCACAATGGCAGCCGTCTAATTACATTTGGATTGATTATCGGCATAATGGTATTACTGACCTTGGTTGCGCGCAGGGGTAAATCGTAA
- a CDS encoding helix-turn-helix domain-containing protein, with the protein MIENKKKPNPIDIHVGSRIRLRRTMLGMSQEKLGEALGITFQQIQKYEKGTNRVGASRLQNISTILNVPVSFFFEDAPGDPATGQPGMAEANSSNYVVDFLSSSEGLQLNRAFIKIPDPKVRRRLVDLVKSLASDPETD; encoded by the coding sequence ATGATTGAGAACAAGAAAAAGCCGAATCCGATCGACATTCATGTCGGCAGCCGGATCCGGCTTCGCCGCACAATGCTGGGTATGAGCCAGGAAAAACTCGGCGAGGCATTGGGCATTACGTTTCAGCAGATTCAGAAATATGAAAAAGGCACCAACCGCGTTGGCGCCAGCCGGTTGCAGAACATCTCCACCATTCTCAATGTTCCGGTCAGCTTCTTTTTTGAAGATGCCCCGGGCGATCCGGCGACTGGCCAGCCAGGCATGGCTGAAGCCAACAGCTCCAACTACGTGGTGGACTTCCTGTCCTCATCCGAAGGTTTGCAGCTCAACCGTGCCTTCATCAAAATCCCCGACCCGAAGGTCCGGCGCAGACTTGTCGATCTCGTCAAGTCACTGGCCTCCGACCCCGAAACCGACTGA
- the metK gene encoding methionine adenosyltransferase translates to MERSTFLFTSESVSEGHPDKVCDRISDEIVDLVYREAKKAGVDPWSVRVACETLATTNRVVIAGEVRVPPSLVKKDKAGKDVINPSKFKSAARKAIKAIGYEQDGFHWKTAKIDVLLHFQSAHIAQGVDNAADHQGSEGAGDQGIMFGYACNETPELMPAPIYYSHKILELLAAARHKGEGDAGKLGPDAKSQVTVRYVDGKPSEVTSIVLSTQHLDGSWDSAKVRKVVEPYIREALEGLSIADDCKWYINPTGKFEIGGPDGDAGLTGRKIIVDTYGGAAPHGGGAFSGKDTTKVDRSAAYAARYLAKNAVAAGFADRCTIQLSYAIGVAQPLSINVNFHDTGKVSETALEEALPKVMDLTPRGIRTHLDLNKPIYARTAAYGHFGRKAGRDGSFSWEKLDLVKPLKAAIKG, encoded by the coding sequence ATGGAGCGATCGACCTTTCTTTTCACCAGTGAATCAGTGTCCGAAGGCCATCCTGACAAGGTGTGCGACCGGATTTCCGACGAAATCGTCGATCTGGTCTACCGCGAGGCCAAGAAGGCTGGTGTTGACCCATGGAGCGTTCGCGTAGCCTGCGAAACGCTTGCAACCACCAACAGGGTGGTGATTGCCGGCGAAGTCCGTGTGCCGCCGTCGCTTGTCAAGAAGGACAAGGCCGGCAAGGACGTGATCAATCCGTCCAAGTTCAAGTCCGCCGCGCGCAAGGCGATCAAGGCGATCGGCTATGAGCAGGACGGGTTTCACTGGAAAACCGCCAAGATTGATGTGCTCCTGCACTTCCAGTCAGCACACATCGCCCAAGGTGTCGACAATGCCGCAGACCACCAGGGATCCGAAGGCGCAGGCGACCAGGGCATCATGTTCGGCTATGCCTGCAACGAGACGCCTGAACTGATGCCGGCCCCGATTTACTACAGCCACAAGATTCTCGAACTGCTCGCCGCTGCCCGCCACAAGGGTGAAGGCGATGCCGGCAAGCTTGGTCCGGATGCCAAGAGCCAGGTTACGGTTCGCTATGTCGATGGCAAACCCTCGGAAGTCACCTCGATCGTGCTGTCCACACAGCATCTCGATGGCAGCTGGGATTCGGCGAAGGTCCGCAAGGTGGTCGAGCCCTATATCCGCGAAGCGCTTGAAGGCTTGTCCATCGCCGATGACTGCAAGTGGTACATCAATCCCACCGGCAAGTTCGAGATCGGTGGTCCGGACGGCGATGCCGGCCTGACCGGCCGCAAGATCATCGTCGATACCTACGGCGGTGCTGCGCCCCATGGCGGCGGCGCGTTCTCGGGCAAGGATACCACCAAGGTTGACCGCTCTGCTGCCTACGCGGCGCGCTACCTGGCCAAGAATGCGGTCGCCGCAGGCTTTGCCGACCGCTGCACGATCCAGCTCTCCTACGCCATCGGCGTGGCGCAGCCGCTGTCGATCAATGTCAATTTCCATGATACCGGGAAAGTATCCGAGACAGCGCTCGAGGAAGCCCTTCCAAAGGTGATGGATCTGACGCCGCGCGGCATCCGGACCCATCTCGACCTGAACAAGCCAATCTATGCGCGCACCGCAGCCTATGGTCACTTCGGCCGCAAGGCCGGCCGTGATGGCTCGTTCTCCTGGGAGAAGCTTGATCTGGTCAAGCCTCTCAAGGCTGCGATCAAGGGCTGA
- the trmB gene encoding tRNA (guanosine(46)-N7)-methyltransferase TrmB: MTEPTRRSRATEAFYGRRRGKSLKSAQADALTRRLPELKLDLSLPAPRDIKSLWPGRVEEVRLEIGFGGGEHLLHRAASNPQTGFIGVEPFVNSMAKMLTSLDADGLTNIRVYDDDATQVLDWLPDAVLDRIDLLYPDPWPKMKHWKRRFVSTVNLDRFARVLKPGGRFCFASDIDTYVNWTLTHIAAHPEFEWTAKTARDWREPWSGWPGTRYEAKAIREGRTPAYLEFVRLS, encoded by the coding sequence ATGACCGAGCCGACCAGGCGCAGCCGCGCCACAGAGGCATTCTACGGCCGGCGCAGAGGCAAGTCGCTCAAGAGCGCTCAGGCCGACGCGTTGACCCGCCGGTTGCCGGAGCTCAAACTTGACCTCTCCTTGCCGGCGCCCCGGGACATCAAAAGCCTCTGGCCAGGCCGTGTTGAAGAGGTGCGGCTTGAAATTGGCTTCGGTGGCGGTGAGCATCTGCTGCACCGGGCGGCTTCAAATCCGCAGACCGGTTTCATCGGTGTCGAGCCCTTCGTCAACTCGATGGCCAAGATGCTGACTTCGCTGGATGCGGATGGTCTGACCAACATCCGCGTCTACGACGACGATGCCACGCAGGTTCTCGACTGGCTGCCCGATGCAGTTCTTGACCGGATTGATCTTCTCTATCCCGATCCCTGGCCCAAGATGAAGCACTGGAAGCGCCGGTTCGTTTCAACGGTCAATCTTGATCGCTTCGCCCGTGTTCTCAAACCTGGTGGGCGGTTCTGCTTTGCGTCCGACATCGACACCTATGTGAACTGGACGCTGACCCATATCGCCGCCCATCCGGAGTTCGAATGGACCGCAAAGACAGCCAGGGACTGGCGTGAGCCCTGGTCCGGGTGGCCCGGTACCCGCTACGAGGCCAAGGCAATCCGCGAAGGCCGCACGCCAGCCTATCTCGAATTTGTCAGGTTGAGTTGA
- the rimP gene encoding ribosome maturation factor RimP — MTDNAASAYEPRLVTETGVDARIAEIVEPVLASIDMRLVRVRLSGQNGLTLQIMAERTDGTMTVEDCEAASRALSPVLDVEDPVEKAYHLEISSPGIDRPLVRKSDFERWQGHLARCDASVLINGRKRFRGFIRDVSDTGFIVERDQPVYGEENRAEIPFSALAEAKLVLTDELIRESLRADKAARDAANDDDTGKDPSQDEDLA, encoded by the coding sequence ATGACTGACAACGCCGCATCAGCCTATGAGCCGAGACTGGTCACCGAGACCGGTGTTGACGCGCGCATTGCGGAAATTGTTGAGCCGGTGCTGGCTTCCATCGATATGCGGCTGGTGCGGGTGCGGCTGTCGGGTCAGAACGGCCTGACATTGCAGATCATGGCCGAGCGGACCGATGGAACCATGACGGTCGAGGATTGCGAGGCGGCATCGCGCGCGCTCTCGCCCGTGCTCGACGTCGAGGATCCGGTGGAAAAGGCCTATCATCTGGAAATCTCCTCTCCCGGCATTGACCGGCCGTTGGTGCGCAAGTCCGACTTCGAGCGCTGGCAAGGTCACCTGGCTCGCTGCGATGCCTCGGTGCTGATCAACGGGCGCAAGCGCTTCCGCGGATTCATCCGCGACGTCAGTGACACAGGCTTCATCGTCGAGCGCGATCAGCCGGTCTATGGCGAGGAAAACAGGGCCGAGATCCCGTTTTCGGCGCTGGCCGAGGCCAAGCTGGTGCTGACCGACGAGCTCATCCGCGAATCGCTGCGCGCCGACAAGGCTGCCCGTGATGCCGCCAATGACGACGATACCGGCAAAGATCCTTCGCAGGACGAAGATCTCGCCTGA
- the nusA gene encoding transcription termination factor NusA, whose protein sequence is MAVSANRLELLQIADAVAREKSIDREIVIAAMADAIQKAARSRYGSESNIRADINAKTGEIKLQRLLEVVEHAEDYSTQIPLMLARDRNPDAQLGDFIADPLPPMDFGRIAAQSAKQVIVQKVREAERDRQFDEFKDRIGEVVNGTVKRVEYGNVIVDLGRGEGIVRRDETIPREAFRYGDRIRAYVYDVRREQRGPQIFLSRTHPQFMVKLFTMEVPEIYDGIIEIRSVARDPGSRAKIAVISNDSSIDPVGACVGMRGSRVQAVVGELQGEKIDIIPWSPSPATFIVNALQPAEVAKVVLDEDAERIEVVVPDEQLSLAIGRRGQNVRLASQLTGWDIDILTEEEESQRRQKEFNERTQLFMEALDVDEMVGQVLASEGFSQVEEVAYVDLGEITAIEGFDDETAEELQTRAREYLDKVEAELDAKRKELGVEDELRSIAGMTTAMMVALGGDEIKTVEDFAGCAVDDLTGWSERKDGETKRFDGLFTGMDITRAEAESMILSARLAVGWITEDELQAEEADSEDEAEAEGEAETEVASGGEGA, encoded by the coding sequence ATGGCAGTCAGTGCAAACAGGCTTGAGCTTCTTCAGATCGCCGACGCGGTTGCGCGCGAGAAGTCCATTGACCGCGAGATCGTGATCGCAGCAATGGCCGATGCCATCCAGAAAGCCGCCCGGTCGCGTTACGGATCGGAATCCAACATCCGTGCCGACATCAACGCAAAGACAGGTGAAATCAAGCTTCAGCGTCTGCTCGAAGTGGTCGAACACGCTGAAGACTATTCGACCCAGATCCCGCTGATGCTGGCCCGCGACCGCAACCCCGATGCCCAGCTTGGTGACTTCATCGCCGACCCGCTGCCGCCGATGGACTTTGGCCGTATCGCCGCCCAGTCCGCAAAGCAGGTGATCGTGCAGAAGGTTCGCGAAGCCGAGCGTGACCGTCAGTTTGATGAGTTCAAGGACCGCATCGGCGAAGTCGTCAATGGCACCGTCAAGCGTGTCGAATATGGCAACGTCATTGTCGATCTCGGCCGTGGCGAAGGCATCGTCCGGCGCGACGAGACCATTCCGCGCGAAGCTTTCCGCTATGGCGACCGGATCCGTGCCTATGTCTACGATGTGCGGCGTGAGCAGCGCGGTCCGCAGATCTTCCTGTCGCGCACCCATCCGCAGTTCATGGTCAAGCTGTTCACCATGGAAGTTCCGGAAATCTACGATGGCATCATCGAGATCCGCTCCGTGGCCCGCGATCCCGGCAGCCGTGCCAAGATCGCCGTGATCTCCAACGATTCCTCGATCGATCCGGTCGGCGCCTGCGTAGGCATGCGCGGCAGCCGCGTCCAGGCGGTGGTCGGCGAGCTGCAGGGCGAGAAGATCGACATCATTCCCTGGTCGCCGTCGCCCGCGACCTTCATCGTCAACGCATTGCAGCCGGCTGAAGTGGCCAAGGTGGTGCTGGATGAGGATGCCGAGCGCATCGAGGTTGTGGTGCCCGACGAACAGCTGTCGCTGGCCATCGGCCGCCGCGGTCAGAATGTCCGCCTTGCTTCACAGCTCACCGGCTGGGACATCGACATCCTGACCGAGGAAGAAGAAAGCCAGCGCCGCCAGAAGGAATTCAACGAGCGCACGCAGCTGTTCATGGAAGCGCTCGATGTCGACGAGATGGTCGGTCAGGTTCTTGCCTCCGAAGGCTTCAGCCAGGTCGAGGAAGTCGCCTATGTGGATCTGGGTGAAATCACCGCGATCGAGGGTTTTGACGACGAGACTGCCGAAGAGCTGCAGACCCGTGCGCGCGAATATCTCGACAAGGTCGAGGCGGAGCTCGACGCAAAGCGCAAGGAACTCGGTGTCGAGGACGAATTACGCTCCATCGCCGGCATGACCACCGCAATGATGGTTGCGCTGGGCGGCGACGAGATCAAGACGGTCGAGGATTTCGCCGGTTGCGCCGTTGATGATCTGACCGGCTGGTCCGAACGCAAGGACGGCGAAACCAAGCGCTTTGATGGTCTCTTCACCGGAATGGACATCACCCGCGCCGAAGCTGAATCGATGATCCTCTCGGCCCGTCTGGCCGTGGGCTGGATCACCGAGGATGAACTTCAGGCCGAAGAGGCCGATTCCGAGGATGAGGCCGAAGCCGAGGGCGAAGCGGAAACTGAGGTAGCGTCCGGCGGCGAGGGCGCCTGA
- a CDS encoding RNA-binding protein has product MSVKVRIEPVNDRMCIVTRERGQPDGLLRFVAGPDGQLIPDLRLNLPGRGCWVTAEREKVELAVKRKLFGRALKTEVIVDPDLGAAVEGLLCASLLGMMNMARKSGQFISGSGKVEEAVRSGAAIALMHASDAAEDGIRKLRQANTARAKGDRQAQIPVFRLFSAEELSLAMGEGGFIHAAALAGQAGEGVVKRAMILARYRYGPDKGVD; this is encoded by the coding sequence GTGTCGGTGAAGGTCAGGATCGAGCCCGTGAACGACCGTATGTGCATCGTCACCCGTGAGCGCGGCCAGCCAGACGGCCTGTTGCGTTTCGTGGCCGGCCCGGACGGACAGCTGATCCCCGATCTGCGTCTGAACCTGCCCGGACGTGGCTGCTGGGTAACGGCCGAGCGCGAAAAGGTCGAGCTTGCGGTCAAGCGCAAGCTTTTCGGCCGGGCTCTGAAAACCGAGGTGATTGTCGACCCCGATCTGGGGGCGGCAGTTGAGGGGCTGCTTTGCGCGAGCCTTTTGGGTATGATGAACATGGCGCGCAAATCGGGCCAGTTCATCTCCGGCTCGGGCAAGGTCGAAGAGGCGGTCAGGTCCGGTGCAGCGATCGCGCTCATGCATGCGAGCGATGCGGCCGAAGACGGCATACGCAAGTTGCGCCAGGCCAATACGGCGCGGGCGAAGGGTGACAGACAGGCTCAAATTCCTGTCTTCAGGCTGTTTTCAGCCGAGGAATTATCGCTTGCCATGGGCGAAGGCGGGTTTATCCATGCCGCTGCGCTTGCAGGGCAGGCAGGAGAAGGTGTAGTGAAGCGCGCAATGATACTTGCGCGCTACAGATATGGGCCTGACAAAGGCGTGGACTGA
- the infB gene encoding translation initiation factor IF-2 — MSDSKDDKTISVTGKKTFSLKRPSVEQGMVRQEMGRGRTKAVVVETRKRRINRPEDEKPAQPVTLKPRAAPAPEKAVEKPAAPAPAPKPAPAAPARGGVVLNELSASEVEARRRALQDSRVRDVEDRKRAEEEAARRAEEEARRAVEEAEQAKARAEQEARLAKEAEERKQAEEEAAQNAPVEAVVPPPPPPAEDAAARGRRREPGDAAPARSGAPARPGAKVTRPETPKPSRTKGEDDRRRGKLTLTAALNDDGNSRGRSLSAMRRRQEKMRRSMMQETREKIAREVTLPETITIQELSQRMAERSVDVIKYLMKEGQMMKPGDVIDADLAELIAGEFGHTVKRVSESDVELGIFGADKGDEGELKPRPPVVTIMGHVDHGKTSLLDAIRNANVVSGEAGGITQHIGAYQVEKNGQLITFIDTPGHAAFTAMRARGAQATDIAILVVAADDAVMPQTIESINHAKAAEVPIIVAINKIDKPTADAQKVRTDLLQHEVFVESMGGEVLDVEVSALKQLNLDKLLDAILLQAELLDLKANPDRTAEGVVIEAKLDRGRGSVATVLVQAGTLTPGEILVAGDQWGRVRALVNDRGEQVKSAGPAFPVEILGLQGTPQAGDRFAVVENEGRAREIAEYRQRLARDKAAARQSGSRGSLEQMMTQLQDTGSQEFPLLVKGDVQGSIEAIAGAIEKLGTDEVRARIIHSGAGAITESDISLAEASGAAIIGFNVRANKQARDAAERDGVEIRYYNIIYDLVDDVKAAMSGMLSPERRETFLGNAEILEVFNITKVGKVAGCRVTEGKVERGAGVRLIRDSVVIHEGKLKTLKRFKDEVAEVNGGQECGMAFENYEDIRAGDVIECFRVEHVTRTL, encoded by the coding sequence ATGAGCGACAGCAAAGACGACAAGACAATCAGTGTTACCGGCAAGAAGACCTTCTCGCTGAAGCGCCCCTCTGTGGAACAGGGGATGGTGCGCCAGGAGATGGGCCGTGGCCGGACCAAGGCGGTGGTGGTGGAAACGCGCAAGCGCCGCATCAACCGTCCTGAGGACGAGAAGCCGGCACAGCCGGTTACGCTTAAGCCGCGCGCGGCACCTGCCCCTGAAAAGGCCGTTGAAAAGCCCGCCGCTCCGGCCCCTGCGCCCAAACCGGCGCCTGCCGCTCCGGCCCGTGGCGGCGTCGTGCTCAATGAATTGTCCGCCAGCGAAGTCGAGGCTCGCCGCCGCGCTTTGCAGGACAGCCGCGTGCGCGATGTTGAAGACCGCAAGCGCGCCGAAGAAGAAGCTGCTCGCCGCGCCGAAGAAGAGGCTCGCCGTGCTGTCGAAGAAGCTGAGCAAGCCAAGGCCCGCGCCGAGCAAGAGGCCCGTCTGGCCAAGGAAGCCGAAGAGCGCAAGCAGGCCGAGGAAGAAGCTGCTCAGAATGCACCAGTGGAAGCTGTTGTGCCGCCTCCCCCTCCTCCGGCGGAAGATGCCGCCGCGCGTGGCCGCCGCCGGGAACCCGGTGACGCTGCACCGGCACGATCCGGCGCGCCTGCACGCCCCGGCGCAAAGGTAACGCGGCCGGAAACCCCCAAGCCCAGCCGCACCAAGGGCGAAGACGATCGCCGCCGCGGCAAGCTGACGCTGACTGCCGCGCTCAACGATGACGGCAATTCCCGTGGCCGCTCGCTCTCCGCGATGCGCCGCCGCCAGGAAAAGATGCGCCGCTCGATGATGCAGGAGACCCGCGAGAAGATTGCCCGCGAGGTTACGCTGCCGGAAACCATCACCATTCAGGAACTTTCACAGCGCATGGCCGAACGCTCGGTCGATGTGATCAAGTACCTGATGAAGGAAGGTCAGATGATGAAGCCTGGCGACGTCATCGACGCCGATCTTGCTGAACTCATCGCCGGCGAATTCGGCCATACGGTCAAGCGCGTGTCGGAATCAGACGTCGAGCTGGGGATCTTTGGAGCCGACAAGGGCGACGAGGGCGAACTCAAGCCGCGGCCTCCTGTGGTCACCATCATGGGCCACGTTGACCACGGCAAGACTTCGCTGCTCGATGCGATCCGCAACGCCAATGTGGTTTCGGGCGAAGCCGGTGGCATCACCCAGCACATCGGTGCCTACCAGGTCGAAAAGAACGGCCAGCTGATCACCTTCATCGATACGCCGGGCCACGCCGCCTTTACCGCGATGCGTGCCCGTGGCGCCCAGGCGACCGACATTGCCATCCTGGTTGTGGCCGCCGATGACGCCGTGATGCCGCAGACGATTGAATCGATCAATCACGCCAAGGCGGCGGAAGTGCCGATCATCGTGGCGATCAACAAGATCGACAAGCCGACCGCTGATGCCCAGAAGGTCCGCACCGATCTTCTGCAGCACGAAGTCTTCGTCGAATCCATGGGCGGTGAAGTGCTTGATGTCGAGGTTTCGGCGCTCAAGCAGCTCAATCTCGACAAGCTGCTCGACGCGATCCTGCTTCAGGCCGAATTGCTCGACCTGAAGGCCAATCCTGACCGCACCGCCGAAGGCGTGGTCATCGAGGCCAAGCTTGATCGCGGTCGCGGCTCGGTCGCCACCGTTCTGGTTCAGGCCGGTACACTCACGCCCGGCGAGATCCTCGTCGCAGGTGATCAGTGGGGCCGTGTGCGCGCTCTGGTCAATGACCGTGGCGAACAGGTCAAATCCGCAGGTCCGGCCTTTCCGGTGGAAATCCTTGGTCTTCAGGGCACGCCGCAGGCCGGTGACCGCTTTGCAGTGGTCGAGAATGAAGGCCGTGCCCGTGAGATTGCCGAGTACCGCCAGCGTCTGGCCCGTGACAAGGCAGCCGCCCGCCAGAGCGGCTCGCGCGGTTCGCTCGAGCAAATGATGACCCAGCTGCAGGATACCGGCAGCCAGGAATTCCCGCTGCTGGTCAAGGGCGATGTGCAGGGTTCGATCGAAGCCATCGCTGGCGCCATCGAGAAGCTGGGGACCGACGAAGTCCGTGCCCGGATCATCCACTCTGGCGCCGGTGCGATCACCGAATCCGATATCAGCCTCGCCGAAGCTTCTGGCGCTGCGATCATCGGCTTCAACGTCCGCGCCAACAAGCAGGCACGCGATGCAGCCGAGCGCGACGGTGTCGAGATCCGCTACTACAACATCATCTACGATCTGGTCGATGATGTGAAAGCGGCGATGTCGGGCATGCTCTCGCCGGAACGTCGCGAGACCTTCCTGGGCAACGCCGAAATCCTCGAGGTCTTCAACATCACCAAGGTCGGCAAGGTTGCCGGTTGCCGGGTCACCGAAGGCAAGGTCGAGCGTGGCGCAGGCGTCCGCCTGATCCGCGACAGCGTTGTCATTCACGAAGGCAAGCTCAAGACCCTCAAGCGCTTCAAGGATGAAGTGGCTGAGGTGAATGGCGGCCAGGAATGCGGCATGGCCTTCGAAAACTACGAAGACATCCGCGCCGGCGACGTCATCGAGTGCTTCCGCGTCGAGCACGTTACCCGCACGCTTTGA